In the Acidovorax sp. A79 genome, one interval contains:
- a CDS encoding SET domain-containing protein, translating into MPRFASPAAPTAAPGRRIQTRRSGVHGNGVFAAQDIAEGEVLVEYTGEVITWQEAQDRHPHDPLQPNHTFYFHVDEDRVIDAKFGGNSSRWINHSCNPNCYADERDGRIFITALRNIKAGEELNYDYGLIIEERYTPKLKAEYPCWCGSDNCRGTLLAPKRGWAPPVPRSPAKAATKPALPAKPTKTAKATQPVPGNLQPGARKGRRQ; encoded by the coding sequence ATGCCCCGCTTTGCCTCGCCCGCCGCCCCCACCGCCGCACCGGGACGCCGCATCCAGACCCGGCGCTCGGGCGTCCATGGCAACGGCGTGTTCGCCGCCCAGGACATCGCCGAGGGCGAGGTGCTGGTGGAGTACACCGGCGAGGTCATCACCTGGCAGGAGGCGCAGGACCGCCACCCGCACGACCCCCTGCAGCCCAACCACACGTTCTACTTCCACGTGGATGAAGACCGCGTGATCGACGCAAAGTTCGGCGGCAATTCCTCGCGCTGGATCAACCACAGCTGCAACCCCAACTGCTACGCAGACGAACGGGACGGCCGCATTTTCATCACGGCGCTGCGCAATATCAAGGCGGGCGAAGAGCTGAACTACGACTACGGGCTGATCATCGAAGAGCGCTACACGCCCAAGCTGAAGGCGGAATACCCCTGCTGGTGCGGCAGCGACAACTGCCGCGGCACGCTGCTCGCGCCCAAGCGCGGCTGGGCGCCGCCGGTGCCGCGCAGCCCCGCCAAGGCGGCCACGAAGCCCGCCCTGCCCGCCAAACCGACCAAAACCGCCAAGGCCACCCAGCCAGTCCCAGGGAACCTCCAGCCCGGCGCCCGGAAAGGCCGCCGCCAGTGA
- a CDS encoding biotin--[acetyl-CoA-carboxylase] ligase, producing MTAAPIRWPAEAVWEAVSPLLPGFTVEVLPSIDSTNTELMRRARAGQCEPTLLVAEQQTAGRGRMGRAWQSDVGSSLMMSLGLPLAPRDWSGLSLAVGVSVAESLQPVLPPLGAGQAARVGLKWPNDLWLGGAGGDRKLGGILVETASFVALQGAAPSPQGPAGTARYVVVGIGINVLPRGSEGMSMPPGSLQDVEPGLDAPAALLRIVPPLIGMLRSFEGYGFGPMQPRFAARDVLQGRAVALSDGTAGTAHGVGDDGALLVHTAGGMQAITSSEISVRPSAVQELGSPP from the coding sequence GTGACCGCCGCCCCCATCCGCTGGCCCGCCGAGGCCGTGTGGGAGGCGGTGTCACCGCTGTTACCCGGTTTTACCGTCGAGGTGCTGCCCAGCATCGACTCGACCAACACCGAACTCATGCGCCGCGCCCGCGCCGGCCAGTGCGAGCCCACGCTGCTCGTGGCCGAGCAGCAGACCGCCGGTCGGGGCCGCATGGGGCGGGCGTGGCAGAGCGATGTGGGGTCTTCGCTGATGATGTCCCTGGGCCTGCCGCTCGCGCCGCGCGACTGGTCGGGGCTGTCGCTCGCCGTGGGCGTGAGCGTGGCCGAGAGCCTGCAGCCCGTGCTGCCGCCGCTGGGTGCGGGCCAGGCCGCCCGCGTGGGCCTGAAATGGCCCAACGACCTCTGGCTGGGCGGCGCGGGTGGCGACCGCAAGCTGGGCGGCATCCTGGTCGAGACGGCCAGTTTCGTGGCGCTCCAGGGGGCCGCGCCGTCCCCGCAGGGGCCAGCCGGCACGGCGCGCTACGTGGTCGTGGGCATCGGCATCAACGTGCTGCCGCGTGGCAGCGAAGGCATGAGCATGCCGCCGGGCAGCCTGCAGGACGTGGAGCCCGGCCTGGACGCACCCGCCGCCCTGCTGCGCATCGTGCCGCCGCTGATCGGCATGCTGCGCTCGTTCGAAGGCTACGGCTTTGGCCCCATGCAGCCACGTTTCGCGGCCCGCGACGTGCTGCAGGGCCGTGCCGTGGCCCTGAGCGACGGCACCGCGGGCACGGCCCACGGCGTGGGCGACGACGGCGCGCTCCTGGTGCACACGGCCGGCGGCATGCAGGCGATCACCAGTTCCGAGATCAGCGTGCGGCCCAGCGCCGTGCAAGAGCTGGGGAGCCCCCCCTGA